Proteins co-encoded in one Bacteroidia bacterium genomic window:
- the ruvA gene encoding Holliday junction branch migration protein RuvA — protein MFDFVEGKIAEKNPAFAVIDCHGVGYYLPISLNTFSRIPESGTFKLFTHFVVREDAQLLYGFADREERQLFRLLISVNGVGSATALMILSALPPAELIGIIASGNDVALRAIKGVGPKTAQRIIIELKDKVGKTGIAAELFPLSQNKSREEALSALVTLGFNKQNVEKFLDKQWKENPNALVEDLIRLGLKSL, from the coding sequence ATGTTTGACTTTGTAGAAGGTAAAATAGCTGAAAAAAATCCTGCATTTGCGGTGATTGACTGCCATGGCGTTGGTTATTACCTTCCCATTTCTTTGAATACATTTTCACGAATTCCGGAGAGTGGAACCTTTAAATTGTTTACCCATTTTGTGGTGAGGGAAGATGCCCAATTACTTTACGGATTTGCTGACAGGGAAGAAAGGCAATTGTTTCGACTTCTGATATCGGTAAATGGAGTAGGAAGTGCCACTGCATTGATGATACTTTCAGCCTTGCCACCAGCCGAGCTGATAGGCATCATTGCATCGGGAAATGATGTTGCATTGCGGGCTATAAAAGGAGTTGGTCCTAAAACTGCCCAGCGAATTATTATTGAATTAAAAGATAAAGTTGGAAAAACAGGTATTGCTGCCGAACTTTTCCCGCTATCCCAAAATAAATCAAGAGAAGAGGCGTTATCGGCCCTCGTTACCTTAGGATTTAACAAGCAAAATGTGGAGAAATTCCTAGACAAACAATGGAAGGAAAACCCCAATGCACTTGTTGAAGACCTGATACGACTTGGACTTAAATCGCTATAA
- the sprA gene encoding cell surface protein SprA, with the protein MAAQKNNLSLVPVIVLTLAIVAVSAAKNPKSYHRIKRSYESLMESVAVDTPESDLHYPFPDYNIDPNPTVAPSGMHLNPPSNVKHEVEFDPESGNYNITDKVGNMDYRPPTYLTFDEYQEYNAQQSLKDYWKKRSQAEDLANQKPLIPKLKIDSKLFEDIFGSNTISIKPQGTAELIFGFNRSKINNPSLPIKQRKVTTFNFDQKIQLNVTGEIGDKIKLNFNYNTEATFDFENQIKLGYTGKEDEIIQKIELGNVQMPTNGTLINGSQSLFGGKVALKFGKLGVTGLFAQQRGKSQNIQVQGGSQITQFDIPGDSYEAYKHFFLSQYFRKNYDKWCKDIPLIGSPINITRIEVWVTNKQSSTVNTRDIVCFMDLGENPENLHNSTVGLTLPQPQNTEYPGNKTNYLYDKMYGFGDGIRKSENIINTLSQYTVNGFINSQDYVSVKSARKLVEGTDFTYNSRLGYISLSQPLNPDEVLGVSYQYTIGNEVFQVGEFSQDVSASTNTGTTTTTVTQDAIILKMLKSNLILPKLPTWHLMMKNVYNLGAYSLNKEDFQLNVIYDNISTGTKINFIPEGKLKGIPLIRVLNTDSLNFQLDKTPDGVFDYIDGITINSQKGTVIFPVEEPFGSYLREQFGDTPADTALASTYVFEELYDSTRTKAIQNPLKNRFRLMGSYKSASGSDISLNATNIPQGSVKVTSGGVQLQEGVDYSVDYTLGRVKIINQQYLNSNQPLNISLESQSLFNIQTKRLIGTRLDYKFSKDLAVGATLMNLQERPLTQKVNIGDEAVSNTVWGVDGNWRTESRLLTKLVDKIPFINTKETSTISFVGEFAQIIPGNAPAIGKDGTSYIDDFEGSQTLIDIQTPQAWTLASTPQGQPTLFPEATVPVNDIRYGMNRAHLGWYQIDASVFFQQNLPNGATVNGLSDNDYRSNHYSRQVLETELFPNKQPQYNQVMNLNTLDLHFNPKERGPYNYDVLPQPGLTAGIDTSGRLKEPQSRWAGITRKIETPNFEENNIEYIQLWVMDPYYYDQSHKGGDMYINLGTISEDLMRDGKYSYENGLSTTVNNLDVDSSKWGYVPAPNANAASIFVFDNDPDSRTQQDVGTDGLSDEKERLFFNNNFLQLIKSNFGENSGAYIKALADPSTDDYRFYLDNSYNDYTASIIQRYQGFNGYEGNSPVITSGGVTGSYQTTPNLEDINRDNTIEQTEQYYQYKISLRPQDLVVGKNYITDKVVATGKLDNNQPKDVTWYQFKIPVRKPEKVIGEIGDYRSIRFIRTFLKNFEDSVTIRFGKFQLVRGEWRKFEESLEEPGEQVSNDFPNGSPFDLNYVNIEENGNRVPIKYKLPPGIEQQQALSTTQTRRLNEQSLALTVCELPDGVSKAAFRTMGIDTRTYKHFKMFVHAEKYGTQEINDGDLRAFVRFGTDFTSNYYEYEIPLKFTPWGSETDTEIWPSQNEFDFDFSVLTDAKKQLLNSGQNLAEESQPIPHGNNFIRIKGTPNLGNIKIVMVGVRNPKKTSKTPTDDGKDKCAILWFDEMRLTEFMNNAGWATNLQLQTKLADFANITATGHIETVGWGQIQEKVSERNREDLVQYDVAGTFNLDKFFPKNFGLKVPMYLAQGETWITPYFSPLQPDLLLSDYLNSIQNPEEKKYIKEASIDYTIRRGINFTNVQKQKSPNKKKSYPWDISNISLTYAYNETKQRNFTYEYKNLYQWKGAITYNYNLQSKNLKPFPKLKLLKKIMDGIEANKKEKENDAKGFLDSVKRSGKTPKAELKDIEAEYLKRKKKRENFAKFSKNFQKSGWWKPIKDINFTLLPSNFSFNSALDRQYNESLPRNTSQFADIQVSPQLFKNFIWQRVYSFKWDLTKSLSFDYTATNNSRIDEDGYRINKDSSYYKTQKDSIWKNLSRGGRNTQFHHTGNVTYALPINKFPITDWITSQVQYTVNYDWTAPSQSVVNVLGNSIQNSRTKSINGNFNFVNLYNKVGFLKKANQPPPKNQKKDIKPKETKTPGKEAVQDSTKKKKANFTPFLNSGLRFLMMVRSAGFDYSEQEGILLPGFKPTPSLFGNSFSGTTAPGWEFVFGSQNENQLKSRARENNWLVTDPNLNNKFTKTYTSTFNARSTIEPIPGFKIDLTATRNYSRSKSEFYRWDEEINDFNSFGSQEMGNYNVSIISASTAFGKNKLNSSNSNQVYEEFRSNLLPTAQAYASKNPNSLGNHEVFSDFPKGYGKTQQDVLINSFLTTYTGSKTRGGSNFPNIPMPNWRVNYDGLMKIGFIKNLFKNFTLSHQYRSTYSVNSFTTNLLARDSLGSPIAMDSSHNYIASSYIPQVSITEQFSPFIGVDMTWQNSLTNKFEYKKGRTLSLSTVNNQLTEVQTSEISIGAGYRFKNVVFPIRFGKNQKKPKSDVNLKADVAFRNNQTVIHRIVEGTNQASAGQQIISIKISADYVLSEKVTLRAFYDQTITKPVVSSSFPTNNANGGISLRLNLAQ; encoded by the coding sequence TTGGCAGCACAAAAAAATAATCTTTCTCTTGTTCCTGTAATAGTGCTTACATTGGCTATTGTGGCAGTTTCTGCTGCAAAAAATCCAAAATCCTATCACAGAATTAAACGGAGTTATGAAAGTTTGATGGAAAGTGTGGCAGTAGACACGCCTGAATCGGATCTTCATTATCCCTTTCCGGATTATAACATTGACCCCAATCCAACGGTTGCTCCCAGCGGCATGCATTTAAATCCACCTTCGAATGTAAAACACGAAGTTGAATTTGACCCTGAAAGCGGCAATTACAACATTACCGATAAAGTGGGCAATATGGATTACCGTCCGCCAACCTACCTCACTTTTGACGAATATCAGGAATACAATGCCCAGCAATCATTAAAAGATTATTGGAAAAAAAGAAGCCAGGCGGAAGATTTGGCCAATCAAAAACCTCTGATTCCCAAGCTTAAAATTGATAGCAAATTATTTGAAGATATTTTCGGCAGCAACACCATTTCGATTAAGCCACAGGGTACTGCAGAACTCATTTTCGGCTTTAACCGATCTAAAATCAACAATCCGAGTTTACCTATTAAACAAAGAAAGGTAACTACCTTCAACTTCGACCAAAAAATTCAGCTAAACGTTACCGGGGAAATCGGAGATAAAATCAAGCTCAATTTTAATTACAATACGGAGGCTACTTTTGATTTTGAAAACCAAATAAAACTTGGTTACACCGGAAAAGAGGATGAGATAATTCAAAAAATTGAATTGGGTAACGTGCAAATGCCAACCAACGGAACCCTTATCAATGGTAGTCAAAGCTTATTTGGAGGTAAAGTAGCTTTGAAATTTGGGAAATTAGGAGTTACCGGATTATTTGCACAACAACGAGGCAAATCTCAAAACATTCAAGTTCAGGGCGGTTCCCAAATTACCCAATTTGATATTCCGGGCGATTCGTATGAAGCTTATAAACACTTCTTCTTATCGCAATATTTCAGAAAGAACTATGACAAATGGTGTAAGGATATCCCATTAATCGGATCACCTATAAACATTACCCGAATAGAGGTTTGGGTAACTAACAAGCAAAGTTCAACTGTTAACACCAGGGATATCGTTTGTTTTATGGACCTTGGAGAAAATCCGGAAAACCTGCACAACAGTACCGTTGGACTTACCTTGCCACAGCCTCAGAATACCGAATATCCGGGCAACAAAACCAACTACCTGTATGATAAAATGTATGGATTTGGAGATGGGATACGAAAATCAGAAAACATAATTAATACCCTCTCTCAATACACCGTTAACGGATTTATCAATTCACAGGATTATGTTTCGGTAAAATCGGCACGTAAGCTGGTTGAAGGAACAGACTTTACTTACAACTCCCGGTTAGGGTATATTTCCTTATCTCAACCCCTCAACCCGGATGAAGTATTAGGGGTTTCGTATCAATACACCATTGGAAACGAAGTATTTCAAGTGGGTGAATTTTCACAAGATGTTTCAGCTTCTACCAATACAGGAACAACTACCACAACCGTTACCCAAGATGCCATCATCTTAAAAATGTTAAAATCAAATTTGATTTTACCCAAATTGCCCACTTGGCATTTGATGATGAAAAACGTTTATAACCTGGGTGCATACAGTTTAAACAAGGAAGATTTTCAATTAAACGTTATTTACGACAATATTAGCACAGGTACCAAAATCAACTTCATACCGGAAGGTAAGCTAAAAGGAATTCCATTGATTCGGGTGCTAAACACCGACAGCCTAAACTTTCAGCTCGACAAAACGCCGGATGGGGTATTTGATTACATTGATGGAATAACCATTAATTCCCAAAAAGGAACAGTTATTTTTCCTGTGGAAGAACCATTTGGTAGTTATTTACGTGAACAATTTGGTGATACACCTGCCGATACAGCCTTAGCCAGCACCTATGTTTTCGAAGAATTATATGATTCAACCCGAACAAAGGCTATTCAAAATCCTTTGAAAAACAGGTTTAGACTGATGGGTAGTTATAAATCTGCCTCCGGTTCCGACATTTCCCTCAATGCCACCAATATTCCTCAAGGTTCGGTTAAAGTTACTAGTGGAGGAGTTCAATTGCAAGAAGGAGTAGATTACTCCGTTGATTATACCTTGGGTCGAGTTAAAATTATTAATCAACAATACCTCAATTCCAATCAGCCTTTAAATATCAGTTTGGAAAGCCAATCTTTGTTCAACATTCAAACCAAACGACTCATAGGTACACGGTTGGATTATAAGTTTTCTAAAGATTTAGCCGTTGGTGCAACTTTAATGAACCTTCAGGAAAGACCACTGACCCAAAAAGTAAATATTGGAGACGAAGCTGTTTCCAATACAGTTTGGGGGGTAGATGGAAATTGGAGAACCGAATCCAGGTTATTAACCAAGTTGGTAGATAAAATACCTTTTATCAATACCAAAGAAACCAGCACCATTAGTTTTGTAGGTGAATTCGCCCAAATAATTCCGGGAAATGCTCCTGCTATTGGTAAAGACGGAACATCCTACATTGACGATTTTGAAGGATCCCAAACCCTCATCGACATTCAAACACCACAAGCCTGGACACTGGCAAGCACCCCACAAGGACAACCGACACTTTTTCCGGAAGCAACAGTGCCTGTAAACGATATCCGTTATGGAATGAACCGGGCCCATTTAGGTTGGTACCAAATCGATGCTTCCGTTTTCTTTCAACAAAATTTACCGAATGGAGCAACAGTTAACGGTTTAAGCGATAACGACTATCGTTCCAACCATTATTCCCGTCAGGTTCTTGAAACAGAGTTGTTTCCAAACAAACAACCCCAATATAACCAGGTAATGAATCTCAACACCCTCGACCTTCATTTTAATCCGAAGGAAAGAGGTCCTTACAATTACGATGTATTGCCACAGCCTGGATTAACTGCCGGTATCGACACCAGCGGCCGATTAAAAGAACCACAATCTCGTTGGGCCGGTATTACCCGCAAAATTGAAACCCCCAACTTCGAAGAAAACAACATCGAATACATACAACTGTGGGTGATGGATCCATATTACTACGACCAATCACACAAGGGTGGTGATATGTACATCAACTTAGGTACCATTTCGGAAGATTTAATGCGTGATGGTAAATACTCCTATGAAAATGGTTTAAGCACCACGGTAAACAACCTCGATGTGGATTCATCCAAATGGGGTTATGTTCCTGCACCTAATGCCAATGCCGCCAGTATTTTTGTTTTCGATAACGATCCGGATTCCAGAACCCAACAAGACGTAGGAACTGATGGATTAAGCGATGAAAAAGAAAGATTATTCTTTAATAACAACTTCTTACAATTAATCAAATCAAACTTTGGGGAAAACTCCGGTGCCTATATCAAAGCTTTGGCTGACCCATCTACCGACGATTACCGATTTTACCTGGATAATTCCTACAATGACTATACCGCTTCTATCATTCAGCGCTACCAAGGATTTAATGGATACGAAGGAAATTCTCCGGTTATTACATCGGGTGGCGTAACAGGTTCTTATCAAACCACCCCTAACCTGGAGGATATCAACCGAGATAATACCATTGAACAAACTGAGCAATATTACCAATACAAAATCAGCCTTCGTCCCCAAGATTTAGTTGTTGGAAAAAACTATATTACTGACAAGGTGGTGGCTACCGGAAAATTGGATAATAACCAACCCAAAGATGTAACCTGGTACCAATTCAAAATTCCGGTTCGTAAACCGGAAAAAGTAATTGGGGAAATTGGGGACTATCGTTCCATCCGATTTATCAGAACCTTCCTAAAAAACTTTGAAGACAGTGTGACTATTCGTTTCGGAAAATTTCAATTGGTTAGAGGTGAATGGAGAAAATTTGAAGAAAGTTTAGAAGAACCCGGAGAACAAGTTTCAAACGACTTCCCTAACGGCTCCCCATTCGATTTGAACTATGTTAATATCGAAGAAAACGGAAATAGAGTTCCTATCAAATATAAACTACCTCCGGGAATTGAACAACAACAAGCACTAAGCACAACCCAAACCCGGAGATTGAATGAGCAATCACTTGCATTAACCGTATGTGAGCTTCCCGATGGAGTTTCAAAGGCCGCTTTTAGAACCATGGGAATCGATACCCGAACCTACAAACACTTTAAAATGTTTGTACACGCTGAAAAATATGGGACTCAGGAAATTAATGATGGAGACCTCCGTGCCTTTGTTCGTTTCGGTACAGACTTTACTTCCAACTACTACGAGTATGAAATCCCGCTTAAGTTTACACCTTGGGGTTCGGAGACTGATACAGAAATCTGGCCAAGTCAAAATGAATTCGATTTCGACTTTAGTGTATTAACCGATGCAAAAAAACAATTGCTCAATTCTGGTCAAAACCTGGCGGAGGAATCTCAACCTATTCCGCATGGAAATAACTTTATTCGAATAAAAGGAACACCTAACCTGGGTAATATTAAGATTGTAATGGTGGGCGTTCGAAATCCGAAAAAAACATCCAAAACACCCACCGACGATGGAAAAGACAAATGCGCCATTCTTTGGTTTGATGAAATGCGCTTAACCGAATTTATGAATAACGCAGGTTGGGCTACCAATTTACAGCTTCAAACCAAACTGGCCGACTTTGCCAACATCACTGCAACAGGTCATATTGAAACCGTAGGGTGGGGACAAATTCAAGAAAAAGTTTCAGAAAGAAACAGAGAAGATCTGGTTCAATACGATGTGGCAGGAACATTTAATTTGGATAAATTCTTCCCAAAAAATTTCGGATTAAAGGTACCCATGTACCTGGCACAAGGCGAAACCTGGATTACTCCGTATTTTAGCCCACTTCAACCCGACCTTCTTTTATCCGATTATCTCAATAGCATTCAAAATCCGGAAGAAAAAAAGTATATCAAAGAAGCATCCATCGACTACACCATTCGGAGAGGTATCAACTTTACCAATGTACAAAAACAAAAAAGTCCCAATAAAAAGAAATCCTATCCGTGGGACATTTCAAACATAAGCTTAACCTATGCTTATAATGAAACCAAACAACGGAATTTCACCTACGAATACAAAAACCTTTACCAATGGAAGGGTGCTATAACCTATAATTACAACCTCCAAAGCAAAAACCTTAAACCATTCCCCAAGCTTAAACTGCTGAAGAAAATAATGGATGGTATTGAAGCCAACAAAAAAGAAAAAGAAAATGATGCAAAAGGATTCTTAGATAGTGTTAAACGCAGTGGAAAAACTCCTAAAGCAGAATTGAAAGACATCGAAGCAGAGTATCTAAAAAGGAAAAAGAAGCGAGAAAACTTTGCCAAATTCTCAAAAAATTTCCAAAAGTCAGGCTGGTGGAAACCTATTAAGGATATCAATTTCACCCTCTTGCCTTCCAATTTCAGCTTTAATTCAGCCCTCGACAGACAATACAACGAGAGTTTACCGAGGAACACCTCACAATTTGCTGATATTCAAGTTTCTCCTCAATTATTCAAGAATTTTATTTGGCAAAGAGTTTATTCGTTTAAATGGGATTTAACCAAATCACTCTCCTTCGATTATACCGCTACCAATAACAGCCGTATCGATGAAGATGGTTACCGAATTAACAAAGACTCCAGCTATTACAAAACCCAAAAAGACAGTATTTGGAAAAACCTTTCCCGAGGTGGAAGAAATACCCAATTCCACCATACCGGAAATGTTACTTATGCCTTACCAATTAACAAATTCCCAATTACCGATTGGATTACCTCCCAAGTGCAATATACAGTGAATTACGACTGGACTGCCCCTTCACAATCGGTGGTTAATGTTTTGGGTAATTCCATTCAAAATTCAAGGACTAAATCCATCAACGGTAATTTCAATTTTGTAAACCTGTACAACAAAGTAGGCTTCTTGAAGAAAGCCAACCAGCCACCACCTAAAAATCAGAAAAAAGATATTAAACCTAAGGAAACAAAAACTCCTGGAAAAGAGGCAGTGCAAGACAGTACCAAAAAGAAAAAAGCCAACTTCACTCCATTTCTAAATTCAGGTTTGCGTTTCTTGATGATGGTTCGAAGTGCAGGATTTGATTATAGCGAACAAGAAGGAATTTTATTACCGGGTTTTAAGCCAACACCCAGTCTTTTTGGAAATAGCTTTTCCGGAACTACTGCTCCGGGTTGGGAATTTGTTTTTGGTTCACAAAATGAAAACCAGCTCAAATCCAGAGCTAGAGAAAACAACTGGCTGGTTACCGATCCCAATCTGAACAATAAATTTACCAAAACCTATACCTCTACCTTCAACGCAAGGTCTACCATTGAACCTATCCCCGGTTTCAAAATTGACCTGACAGCCACCCGAAACTATTCCAGAAGTAAAAGTGAATTTTACCGATGGGATGAAGAAATTAACGATTTTAATTCATTTGGCTCTCAGGAAATGGGTAATTACAACGTTTCAATTATTTCAGCATCTACAGCATTTGGAAAAAACAAACTAAATTCTTCCAACAGCAATCAGGTTTATGAAGAATTTAGAAGCAACCTCCTACCAACTGCTCAAGCCTATGCTTCTAAAAACCCTAATTCACTTGGGAATCATGAAGTTTTTAGCGATTTCCCAAAAGGTTATGGAAAAACACAACAAGATGTATTAATTAATTCCTTCTTAACTACTTATACCGGAAGCAAAACCAGAGGCGGATCTAACTTCCCCAATATTCCAATGCCAAACTGGAGGGTAAATTATGACGGATTAATGAAAATTGGATTTATCAAAAACCTATTCAAAAACTTTACTTTAAGCCATCAATACCGAAGCACCTATTCTGTTAACTCATTTACAACTAACCTGCTTGCCAGAGATTCCCTGGGCTCTCCTATTGCTATGGACAGCTCCCATAACTATATAGCAAGTAGTTACATTCCTCAGGTATCTATTACTGAACAATTTAGTCCATTCATTGGGGTTGATATGACCTGGCAAAATAGCCTTACCAATAAATTTGAGTACAAAAAAGGCAGAACCTTAAGTTTAAGTACAGTCAATAATCAGCTTACCGAAGTTCAAACCAGTGAAATTTCTATAGGCGCTGGTTATCGCTTTAAAAATGTAGTATTTCCTATACGCTTTGGTAAAAACCAGAAAAAACCCAAAAGCGATGTGAACCTTAAAGCCGATGTGGCATTCCGAAATAACCAAACCGTTATTCACCGAATTGTTGAAGGAACCAACCAGGCCTCTGCCGGTCAACAAATCATTAGCATAAAAATATCAGCCGACTACGTCTTAAGTGAAAAAGTAACCTTACGGGCATTCTACGATCAAACCATTACCAAGCCGGTAGTATCCTCTTCCTTTCCAACCAACAATGCCAATGGTGGAATTAGTTTAAGGCTTAATTTGGCTCAATAA
- a CDS encoding aminopeptidase P N-terminal domain-containing protein — MRFLFFLFLLPGIALAQEIPIKIKSELYDSDGLTPEFHKGRRDALRALMPEGSVAIFFANPVRNRNNDVDYEYAQNPDFYYLTGLMEPNAVVLIFKDEVTIDGVKTKEIIFVQDRNPKRETWEGKRLGKEGVRTKLGFAEVRLNSEFESTKIDFKSFKTILPPFNFRDIRNEEGDGDLYDLWKTFESTTEKLGELKNFKLQEELMSQLRMYKQPEELTLLRKAISITCEAENQLMRAAKPNMTEYQSEAIVEFFFKHRGAEFEGYPSILGSGENSCVLHYNTNRKRFENGDLLLSDVGAEYHGYTADVTRTFPVNGKFSPEQRIIYNLVLEAQTQGINACLSGNGFWDPHKAAAQVIGKGLKKLGIIKDESEYRKYFIHGTSHYLGLDVHDLGLYGPLEPGQVITVEPGIYIPEGSDCDPKWWNIGIRIEDDILITNSQPENLSAGSPRTIEEIEAIMQLQSPFKDLE; from the coding sequence ATGAGATTCCTTTTCTTCCTTTTTCTGTTGCCTGGTATAGCCCTTGCACAAGAAATCCCCATTAAAATCAAAAGCGAACTATACGATTCTGACGGATTAACTCCTGAATTTCACAAAGGCAGAAGAGATGCCCTTCGAGCTCTTATGCCCGAAGGCAGTGTAGCCATTTTCTTTGCCAACCCTGTTCGTAACAGAAACAATGATGTGGATTATGAATATGCTCAAAACCCCGACTTCTATTACCTAACCGGTTTAATGGAACCCAATGCTGTGGTATTAATTTTTAAGGATGAAGTTACCATTGATGGTGTAAAAACCAAAGAAATCATTTTTGTCCAAGACCGTAACCCAAAAAGGGAAACATGGGAAGGAAAACGACTCGGAAAAGAAGGTGTCCGAACCAAATTAGGATTTGCCGAGGTGCGTTTAAATTCAGAATTTGAATCCACTAAAATAGATTTCAAAAGCTTTAAAACCATCCTACCACCCTTCAACTTCCGTGATATCCGAAACGAAGAAGGAGATGGAGATTTATACGATCTATGGAAAACATTCGAATCAACTACCGAGAAATTGGGCGAACTGAAAAATTTTAAACTTCAGGAAGAACTCATGTCCCAATTAAGGATGTATAAACAACCGGAAGAATTAACCTTACTGAGAAAAGCTATCTCTATTACGTGTGAGGCAGAAAATCAATTGATGCGAGCCGCCAAACCTAACATGACTGAGTACCAAAGTGAAGCCATAGTTGAATTTTTCTTCAAACACCGTGGAGCAGAATTTGAAGGTTATCCATCTATTTTAGGCAGTGGGGAAAACAGTTGCGTTCTGCATTACAATACCAATCGTAAACGCTTTGAAAATGGAGACCTGCTACTGTCTGATGTGGGCGCTGAATACCATGGCTACACCGCAGATGTAACCCGAACCTTTCCGGTAAACGGCAAATTCTCGCCCGAACAACGAATCATATACAACCTTGTTTTAGAAGCTCAAACTCAAGGAATCAATGCCTGCTTATCGGGCAATGGATTTTGGGATCCCCACAAAGCTGCTGCCCAAGTAATAGGCAAAGGACTTAAGAAACTTGGAATAATCAAAGATGAATCAGAATATAGAAAATACTTTATTCATGGCACTTCACATTACCTTGGTTTAGATGTTCATGACCTTGGTTTATATGGCCCATTAGAACCCGGACAAGTTATCACCGTTGAACCGGGCATCTATATTCCCGAAGGGTCTGACTGCGACCCCAAATGGTGGAATATTGGCATCCGAATTGAAGATGATATCCTAATTACAAACTCACAACCCGAAAACCTCTCTGCCGGAAGTCCCCGAACTATTGAAGAAATTGAAGCCATTATGCAACTCCAAAGCCCCTTTAAAGACTTAGAATAA
- a CDS encoding DUF1987 domain-containing protein, with product MAATLEPLNIASTKDTPTIIFDPANGHFEVSGRSFPLNAKGFYQPAVDWLNNYAVSPNGRTNFVFKLEYFNTPSSKCITDMLKILKQIKDQGNDLLITWYYEEDDIDILDLGHVFSRIADLPFEFKDTN from the coding sequence ATGGCCGCTACCTTAGAACCACTTAACATAGCTTCAACCAAAGATACACCTACCATTATCTTTGATCCGGCCAATGGTCATTTCGAAGTTTCAGGTCGTTCCTTTCCCTTAAATGCTAAAGGCTTTTACCAGCCTGCTGTAGATTGGTTGAATAATTATGCCGTTTCACCTAATGGCAGAACTAATTTTGTGTTTAAACTGGAATACTTTAACACTCCATCTTCGAAATGTATTACGGATATGTTGAAGATTTTAAAGCAAATTAAAGATCAAGGAAATGATTTGTTAATTACTTGGTACTATGAAGAGGATGATATCGATATCCTTGATTTGGGCCATGTATTCTCTAGGATTGCCGACTTGCCTTTTGAGTTTAAAGATACTAACTAA
- a CDS encoding thioredoxin fold domain-containing protein, whose amino-acid sequence MKRIKSILVGVILALTTFNGNAQVNWLSFEQMQEAQKKEARKVIVDFYTDWCGWCKKLDADVYSNKIVSDYINKHYYAVKFNAEKNAPVVFKGDSFALVQVNPRKQTHSLALKLMNNKAAYPTTSLLNEKLELYSAVPGYMGAPDFEAMLVYFNENYYLSQSWDEFRAKYHPKTQP is encoded by the coding sequence ATGAAACGCATAAAATCGATATTGGTTGGGGTAATTTTGGCCTTGACAACATTTAACGGAAACGCTCAGGTTAATTGGTTAAGTTTTGAGCAAATGCAGGAAGCCCAGAAAAAGGAAGCACGTAAGGTAATAGTTGATTTTTATACCGATTGGTGCGGATGGTGTAAGAAATTAGATGCTGATGTTTATAGTAATAAAATTGTTTCGGACTATATTAATAAGCATTATTATGCCGTGAAGTTTAATGCCGAAAAAAATGCACCTGTAGTTTTTAAAGGGGATAGTTTTGCGTTGGTTCAGGTAAATCCGAGAAAGCAAACCCATTCCTTGGCCTTGAAACTGATGAATAACAAGGCTGCTTATCCTACAACCAGTTTGTTAAACGAGAAGTTGGAATTGTACAGCGCGGTTCCGGGATATATGGGAGCTCCGGATTTTGAAGCTATGCTGGTTTATTTTAATGAGAATTATTACCTGTCGCAAAGTTGGGATGAGTTTAGAGCCAAGTACCATCCTAAAACTCAGCCTTAA